A window of Companilactobacillus allii genomic DNA:
TGAGCTTTGATGTCATTCGACCAGATGAAGAGCTACGTGATAATTTGTTCTTAAAAAAAGGCGAATTTGTCTATGCGTTCAAACGTCTACGTCTATTAGATGATGTAGCGTTTATGATTGAGACAGGATATATTCCGATCAAGTTAGCACCAGAGTTGTCTGAGCAAATAGCTTCCGATTCTATCTTTAATTATGTAGAGTCTGAACTGGGTAAAGAGGTCAACAAGACTTACTTGACCATTTCAGCGAAACCATCTGATGAAGAAGGTCAAAAGTTGTTGAACTTAAAGGCTAATGAACCCATTGGTCTGATGGAAGGTATCTTTTTCTTAAACGATGGGACACCTTTTGAATTCTCAACTATGAAACTTCATTATAAGTATTTCAAATATGATTCATTCGTTGACTTGGATAAGTAGTCAAGTTGTATATAAAATTGGGACGGTCCAATTAATTAAATGGTTGACTTTTTATCGCTAACTGGTTATTATATATTTGTAAATAAATAAGGAGTGTGCTGGTATGACAGATTACTCATCACCAAAATATTTAAACTTAATAGATAAATATTGGCGTGCAGCTAATTATATTTCTGTAGGTCAACTATATTTAAAAGACAATCCATTATTGAAGCGTGAATTAAAAGCTGACGATGTTAAGGTACATCCAATTGGACATTGGGGTACTATTGCTGGTCAAAACTTTATTTATGCTCATTTAAATCGTGTTATTAATAAATACGGTGTAAACATGTTCTATATTGAAGGACCCGGACATGGTGGGCAAGTTATGGTTTCTAACTCATATCTTGACGGAAGCTATACTGAAACTTACCCAGAGATCACACAAGATGAATCCGGTATGCAAAAATTGTTCAAACAATTTTCATTCCCAGGTGGAGTTGCTTCTCATGCTGCTCCTGAAACACCTGGTTCAATGCATGAAGGTGGAGAACTTGGCTATTCAATCTCACACGGTGTTGGTGCTATATTAGATAACCCAGACCAAATCGCTGCAGTTGTTGTTGGTGATGGTGAGGCCGAAACAGGTCCACTTGCTACTTCATGGTTCTCAAACGTCTTCATTAACCCTGTAAATGATGGTGCGGTATTACCAATTCTTAACCTTAATGGTTTCAAGATTTCTAATCCTACTATTCTTTCACGTAAGACAGACGAAGAACTTACTGAATACTTCAGAGGTCTTGGTTGGGATCCAATGTTTGTTGAAGGTGACGACCCTGAAAAGATGCACCCTGAAATGGCTAAAGTCATGGATAGTGCTATTGAAAAGATCGAAAGCATCCAAACAGAAGCAAGAAAACACCCAGCTTCAGAAGCCAAAATGCCTAAATGGCCAGTAATTATTTTCCGTGCACCTAAAGGCTGGACTGGTCCTAAGACTTGGGATGGTGTTCCAATTGAAGGCTCATTTAGAGCTCACCAAATTCCAATTCCTGTTGACCAAAAAGATATGCAACATGCAGACGCTTTAGTAGACTGGATGGAATCATACAAGCCTAGTGAATTGTTCAATGAAGATGGTAGCTTGAAGTCTGAAATTGCAGCAATTGCACCAAGTGGTACTAAGAGAATGGCTATGAACCCTATCGTCAATGGTGGTGTTGATCCTAAACCTCTTAAATTACCAGACTATAAGAACTATGCTTTGAAGTTTGATAAGCCAGGTGAAAAGAACGCTCAAGATATGATCGAATTAGGTAAGTATCTTGAAGCAGTCATCAAGAACAATCCTGAGAACTTCAGACTGTTTGGACCTGACGAAACAATGTCTAACCGTCTATATGACATATTCAAGACAACAAACCGTCAATGGATGGAAAGTGTCAAAGAACCAAATGATCAATACGAAGCTCCATCTGGTCGTATTATTGATTCACAACTTTCAGAACATCAAGCTGAAGGATTCCTAGAAGGCTATGCATTAACAGGTCGTCACGGTATCTTTGCAAGTTATGAAGCATTCTTAAGAGTTGTCGATTCAATGTTGACACAACACTTCAAGTGGTTAAGAAAAGCTGATGAATTGTCATGGAGAAACAAGTATCCATCACTTAACATCATCGCTACATCAACTGCTTTCCAACAAGATCACAACGGTTACACTCACCAAGACCCAGGTATTATCACTCACTTAGCTGAGAAGAAACCTGCCTTCATTCGTGAATATTTCCCAGCTGACACAAACTCATTGTTGCCAGTAATGCCTAAGATTTTGGATGACCAAGAAAAGATCAACCTATTGGTTACTTCAAAACAACCACGTCCTCAATTCTATTCAATTGAAGAAGGACAAGAATTGGCTGATAAAGGACTCAAAGTTATTGATTGGGCTTCAAATGATGACGGTGAACCTGATATTGTTATCGCAGCCGCAGGTACAGAACCTAACCTAGAATCTCTTGCTGCAATTAGTATCTTGCGCAAAGATGTTCCAGATCTTAAGATTAGATTCGTCAACGTTGTTGACCTATTGAAACTCAGATCACCAGAAGTTGATCCTCGTGGATTGTCTGATGAAGAATTCAACAGTATCTTCACAACAAACAAACCAGTACTATTCGCTTTCCATGGTTTCGAAGACATCATCAAAGATATCTTCTTTGACCGTGACAATCACAACTTGTTCGTTCATGGTTACCGTGAGAATGGTGATATTACAACACCATTTGATATGCGTGTAGTTAATGAAATGGACCGTTTCCACTTAGCAGAAGAAGCAGCCGTTGCCGTATATGGTGACAAAGCTAATGACTTCGCAGACAAGATGGAAGCCAAAGTTGATAAGCATAACAAGTACATCCGTGAAAACGGTGAAGATCTTCCAGAAGTTGAAAACTGGAAATGGTAAAACAGAGCGCGACAATGCACGGGTAATTTCCGAGCATTAACGTAAATAGTCCCGGTATTCACGAAAGTGAGTACCGGGACTATTTTTGTTAAGCGGAAGAAATTGTGCATTGTCGCGCGTTTCAGCAAGTTTAGGAAGAAAAGCAAGGGAACAGGAAACCACACTAAGAATTCAAAAGTAAGATGAAAAGAAATTGTGCATTGTCGCGCGTTTCAGCAAGTTTAGGAAGAAAAGCGAGGGAACAGGAAACCGCACTAAGAATTCAAAAGTAAGATGAAAAGAAATTGTGCATTGTCGCTCGTTTCAGCAAGTTTAGGAAGAAAAGCAAGGGAACAGGAAACCGCACTAAGAATTCAAAAGTAATACGAAAAGAAATTGTATTTTGGAGTGCGTTTAAACTGTAAGTTTAATATGTCAACCAAATATAAAGTTTAAAATAATTATCTAAGTTTTTTTCTAAGAACTAGTAATTTTTAGTGACGTTAAAATATGTTTTTTTAGTAAATCACTACTGCCACTTACAATATTTCTTTAATTAATTCTAAGATAGTTAAGTGCTTTATTAGAGCGACTCATGCCACTTTTTAAAAGCTCAAAAAGACGAAATGTAAACGGTTGTAAGTACCTAAATTACATGGTAGTCTCATCTATGGATGAATATATAAGATATTTAAGGGGTGGATTATTATGACAATGCAAATCGTACGTCAATTAACAGAAATATCAATTATGGCAGTGGTAGTAGTGTTCTTAATGTTACTATTCGTAATGCAGAGCCGATATTCCATACCCGCTGTGGCAATCGTCGCCGTGATTATTGCCGTTTTCTCAGAAAATAATTTTACTAAGAAACATAACGTTAAATTCACGATTTAAAGAGATATAGAATACGGGTAATTTCCGAGCATTAACGCAAATAGTTTTGGTATTCACGAAAATGAATACCGGAACTATTTTTGTTAAGCGTAAGAAATTGTATTCTATATCGCGTTTCAACCATCAATTTCAAATCCAGGATGTAATAATAAAAATGAAAGAGACCTTGAAGTTATAAAAACTTCAAGATCTCTTTTTTTGATTATTATTTGGGCAACCCACATATCAGGGGGGAAGGATGGGTTGCCATTTGATTATGAGAATTAATATCTACTTTTTATATGAAGATTATTATATGGGGAGGATATAAGTTAAGAAAGGTTTTCGCTTTCCTTTAGCTTATGGTTATATAATAACTAGTAAATGTGAAGAAATTATGATTCAAATGTTATAGAAAAGAGAAGCTTTCTTTACTAAAATATTACATCAAGTAAATCTTTTTGAGATCTGAAATGTCGTGATCGCTTACTTTTAGTTCTTCTCTGATATAATTGTCTATACTTCCGGAAGTTTCTTCGATTGCCTTTTGAGCAGTTTCAAGGTAATTGATATTAACTGTCATTAGCGCCTTGATAGTATCTACTAGTGTAGGTTCATGTTCAACAACTTGACTTAAAAGATGATCAATAAATGACTTGCTGGCTTTGTTTGTTAACAAGTAGTCATCTTTGATAGTTGTCATTGGAACGTTTAGTGCTGACATTAAGAAGAATGCACCCATCCCTGTACGATCCTTACCAGCACTACAATGGAATAATAAGACTTCATCATTGTTGGAATTAGCCAATAATTCACTAAAGAAGTTTTGGTAAGCTAACTTAGCTTGAGGCCCATTGACCATGTCTAGATATGCTTCTAGCATGTGATTGTATCCGTCGATTGGAACATAGTCTAGATCTGGGATAGATGTTCCTTGAATCTTTGAAGCCTCGGTTTCGTCTTCTTTGAATACTGGAAGAGAAACGTATTTTGTTCCTTTGGGCATTTTATCAGGCTTCTTAGCAGCTTCATCAATTGAACGAAAGTCAATATCAGTCTTCAAACCATAATTACCTAAGAAATTTACATCTTTATCTGAGAGATCGCCAAGACCGGCTGAACGAAGTGCCTTATGATACTTGATGGTTTTACCATCGAGTGTCTTGTACCCGCCCAGTTCACGGAAATTACGACCGTTTTCAAGATTCAAAATACGATGTGTCTTTTTTGTAGCGTTATCCATATTTATACCCTCTATTCTCGATAAGTGTTCTATATCTATTATAACAAAAAGGAAGAATCTTCATGATATTTATCATCGCTCCTGGAAAATATCCTGATAATGTTAGTTCAAGAAAAATTGGTCAGGCTATATACAGTGGAATATCACGTGCCATTCCTAATGCTGATATTGTTACAATGCCAGTTACTGATAGTCGTGACGGAATGCCAGCTTTAGTTAAGCATACTATTGGTGGAGAATGGTTTGAATTACCCTTTTTTGATGCCTTTTGGCAAAATAAGCTAGGGCGTTATTTGATAACTAAGATAGATGGTCAAGATACAGTCATAATGGACTCTGAACAAATAGTAGGTTTGGAATTGGCGATTGGTAAAACACGAGATCAATTATTTCATGCCACTAGTCATGGATTGGGCGAATTTATCTTGGATGCGATCTCTAGTGGTCACAAGAACATTGTCATCTGTTTGGGAAGGACTGCGGTGGCTGATGGTGGGTTAGGAGCCTTGCAGGTGCTTGGAGCGAAGATTTATGATGAAGATGGCACAATTATACCTGAAGGTGAAAACCCGCTTATCAACGCATATAGTGTTGATTTAGATGGTGTCAAAAAGTTGCTACCATCAAGAACACGGATAACTATTCTGTTAAATTACTCAAATAATTACGAGATTCGCTATAAAATTAATTATCTAAATGAAGCTCAAGAAAATTTTTTGGAAGATAATTTGGTTTATGTTACGGAAAAGGCTAATGAGAAGTATAATTTAGACGTACATCCAATGCCCAATTCTGAAGCAATCAAGACTTTAGCTGGGGCGTTTGCAATGATTGATGCACATATTTTCAGATCTTCGTTTGAGTGGATAGCCAATGTTACTGGGATGGATTCAACGATCCGTTCTGCCGATGTCTTAGTAACAGCAACAGATGATATCTCAGCTGAATCAATGCATGACGAAATGCTGTATCATCTAAGCAAGATAGCTGGTAATAGTAAAATACCTACTTTTGTATTATGCAATAATTTTATTGATGATTTTGAAGACTACGAACAATTATTCACGGGTATATTTTCCACTCAAATGTCCAAGTATTATTTGAAAGAATATGATGAACAGACGCTTTTTGATAACTATGAGGCTGTAGCCAACCAACTAGCGCGAACTATGATGTCCTTTCACTGATATAAAGAGTATAAAAGATTGAATAAAATATATTAATGCATTAATCTTACATTAAGGAGTTTTAAATAAATCGCATTAGAAAAGGTAACTTAGAGTGTTAATCTAAGTTCACTTATAGGAGGATCAAATTATGGAACAAGACTATAAAAGAATCTTAGTACCTGTAGATGGATCAAAAGAGGCAGAAATGGCATTTAGAAAAGCCGTGACTGTAGCTCAAATGAATGGTGGACACCTTGACGTATTGACAGTTCTTGATACTAAGCAATTTATTGGTTTGCATGGTGGAATGTTAAATGGCGATGTAATCTATCAACTTTCTGAAGATGCTCAAAAGTACCTTAATGAATTAAAAGAAGAAGCTGTTAAAGATGGATATCCAGAACAAGAAATCGATATTCACGTTCGTTTCGGTGAACCAAAGACAGTTATCTCACAAGAATTCGTTGAAGAATACAAAAATGATTTGATCATGATCGGATCAACTGGTATGAACGCTGTAACACGTCTATTAGTTGGATCTGTTTCAGAATACGTTACTCGTAATGCTAGAACTGATGTTATCATCGTTCGTACAGATACAGATAATAGTAAAATCTAAATGAAAATGGCAAAAAGGCTGAGACAAATGTCTCGGCCTTTTTTCTTATCAAGAGGTTGAAAATGAGATGTCCTTGGGCAGATAGTTCTAAAGAAATGCAGGAGTATCATGATACTGAATGGTGTAAGGTAAGTCATGACGAAAGATACTTCTTTGAAATGTTGACACTGGAGTTGTCGCAAGCTGGATTGTCATGGGAAACGATTATCAAGAGGCGAAGTGGCTATCGGACTTTATTTGACGGATTTGATATTGATGCAGTCGCAAAATTCGATGATGCCAAAAAAGAAGAATTATTAAAAGATCCACGGATCATCAGAAATAAGCTGAAAGTTAACGCGACGATCAATAATGCTAGACAGATTCAAGTGATGCATGAGAATAATCAGAGATTTTCTGATTATATTTGGAGCTTTGTTGATAATAAACAAATAGTGAATCATTATGAAGATATGTCAGAAATGCCAGCTCAGACAAAGTTATCTCAAGATATTAGTAAAAATTTGAAAAAAAGAGGCTTTAGATTCGTTGGACCGACGATAATCTATTCATTTTTACAATCAGTTGGAGTAATTAATGATCATTTAGATAGCTGTGATTTCAAATAGAAGTTTTTTTCAGTATAATAGAACCAATGGAGGATAATTATGAATTCTGAAACTATTAGTAAATTAGCCGAGTGGCTAGATAAGAACGATGTGGATATTGAAAAGAAAACTGAAAAATTGGATGCCTCAAAAGTTTATGACATTATCGATTCTTTGGAAGTATTGAGAAAGCCTATCAAAGACTATTTTGATATGACAGAAGACGATTATTATCAAAATGAGTCTGATCACAGACTTACTCTACAAAACCCAACTCGTAAATTGAGCGAGTTACATGATCGAATCCAAGTTAACCACGTTGATGGATCTCTCTCTGATCACGAGATCAACTTCACATATAACCATGAAGATCCTTATGTTAAAGGCGAGTATAATATTAAAACTGATTTGAACTTGGTTAACTATTCATTTGTAGTTATCGGAGCTGTTTACAACAATACAATTGTCGCTGATATTAGAAACTCTATTTCAAAAGATGCGATCCTTTCTATTGGATTGGCAGCTAGAGCAATTGAGGAATGGCAATAGTGGAATTAATAACTGTTAAAGATTTATCTTTACAAAATGAAGGTTACTTTGCGTTTAAGCATGTGACCTTTTCTTTAACCCAAAATGAAATTTTGAGTATTGTTGGTGACAGTGGTAGTGGAAAATCACAATTGTTAGAAACGTTAGCGAAGATGAAGACGGCAGATAGTGGCAAGATTGAATACACTCCTGGAGTTAGAATCGGATATTTACCACAATTTGATCCACAGATTATTACTAAGTCTGTGCGTAATTACTTAGAAGAGATTCGCAGATTCACTGGTAAATTGGCCGTTAGCCAAAAGCAACTCAAAGAACTTATTGCCTATATGGGGATGAGTCCTTATTTGGATAGACAAATCAGACAATTATCCTATGGACTGAAACAAAGATTAGATTTTTTAGCTGCAGTAGCAGGCCACCCCAATGTCTTGTTGCTGGATGAACCTTTTTCATTTCAAAATAGTAAGTACACTAGCAATATGTTAGATATTATTGGAGATCTGAAGCAAAATGGCTCAGGTATCATTATTGCCAGTACCTACCAAGATAGTAGTATTACCAATTACTTTGATAAGTTTTATATCATGAAAAATAAGTCCTTAGAAGAAGTTAAGAATAAGGCTGAAGAGATCAAGTGTATGCTTATCTTCACAGTGAAGTCTGATTCGATGGCCTTAACGACTGATATTAGTAAGTATCTGGCAAGTAATATCAGCAGTCTAGTTGAGTTAAGGATTCCTTTGGGGATGAAAGATTCCGTTATTAAAGAAATGATCGATCTGAACTATCAATTTGAGGGGGCAAGGATCCTTGAAGGTTAAAGTGTTGTTAATTAATTTTATTAATTTAATATTACGTAATTTCTTATATCCAACCTTATTGATGATCTTTTTGTCATTTGAATTGGCAATAAATTCGTTACTAGAATTGAATATGAATCAAAAGTTTGGACTCTTAGTAATCGGTGTTTTCTTCGTATCACTATTAACAAGCATGAATTTCTTAAAAAACGACGCCGCAGTCAATCGTTATCTGTTTCAAAAGATCAATAATTACTGGCTATATTTCTTGATGCAGGTTTTAACTTTAACCATAGTAGCCATTTTTAGTGCCATTGTAATGTCGATATTTAGCTTCACGTTCAGCATAAACTCAATAGTTGCCATATTGCCATTAGCCACAACTGGCCTTGTGGGTGTAGGTATAGCCTTCATTTGTAAACCACAGTGGAATAATCACCCATACATCGCCCAGATAGGTATAGTAGTATTTGTATATATTGCGCTGGCAGGAACTGGGGATAATATCTTGAATTATATCCAATGGTTCATTCCACCAGTGTCAAAAGTGATTACGATTTTTCAGGAGCAGTCCTCAATTAGAGCATTGATTCCAGTTTCGATACAACAATTGGTTTATTCATGTGTCTTGATTATTCTAAGTGGCACTTTTTATGAAAAGAAGATGTCTAATTAGTCACTGTCTAGATTGAACAGTTAGGGAGGACTTTTTTTATGAGTAGTATTTATTTACGTCAGGCTAAAGCTGATGATTTAAAAAGAGTTATTGAGATTATTAACGGTGAAAAGAGTGCCTTATTGGTACGTGGGGTGAATCAGTGGCAACAAGGTTATCCTGATGAAGAGATATTGAAACAAGATATCGAAGAGGGTATTAATTATGTCTTGATCCTTGACGGCGAAATTGTCGGGACAGCAGCACTACAACAAGGCTATGATAAGAGTTATCAGAGTATTTCAGGTTCATGGAGTGATGAGTCAGAAGTTACTTATTCTATTATTCATAGAATTGCTGTGGAATCAGGTCATCAAGGTGAGAAATTGACCACGGCACTGATTCAACAATTGTTAACAATATCTTATTATTTGGGATATCACGATATCAGAATAGATACTCATCCCGACAACCGGGTAATGCAGCACGTTATTACCGATAATAGATTCATTGAACGTGGAAATATTACTTTGGATATCGATCAAGGTATACGAAAAGCCTACCAAATCATTTTGAAATAGAATGTTGAAAAGTTGAAAATATCTGTGAAAATTGTTGCACAAGTTAGTATTACTGTGTGAAAATAGAGGTTCAGGATAAGTTGTATCCCAAGAATTCATCCTGAACGATTCAAAAAAACCATCTGAATCGGATGGCTTTTTTACTATTTTTTTATTAAAAAAATGATAGTATTGAGATATTGGGAGAACAGAAAATTGAATATTAAAAATTTTGTTAAAAAAGTTTTAAGACCAAAGCCTTCCGCACTCATTTCAGCGCAAACTGATAGTCTTATGCGAAGGTTGAAACCGAGACGGTTCGTTACTGATTATATTACTGATGTTTATAATAATAATGTTAGACCGAATGTGTCAGATAACACGGTGACTCTTTCTGTTCTGACTGATACTCACGCCAAAGCGGTTGCTAGTGCATCATACTATGGAATTAATGGGATCCGTCATATAATTGAGGCTAACAGTGCAGTGGATGATTTGGATATTGATCTAAATGTCCACTTAGGAGACTTGATAGACGGCAGTGATAAGCCAGAGATTAGTCGTGGATTGTTGAGATTTGCCGTTGAGAACTATCAAAATAATGAAAAACCATTTTACATTGCTGAGGGTAATCATGATGAAAATGACAAGTATGATGAACACAAATTCGTCAGCTCTGCCTCATTCAATCGTGATGATTATGATAATTTAGTTACAAAGTTTGACTTTCAACAGTCAAAAATTTTGCGATTGAATCCAGTTTCAAAAGTAAGTTGGTTTGATAAGGGTGACGTTAGGATCATATTCTTGAATACTAGCGATATCCCGTATATTTTGAATAATGGTTCAAAAAAATATGATGTTAAGAAAGTTAGAGGAATCAGGGAGCAACAAATATCTGATTTAATAACTATTCTTGAGGATACGGTAGATAAGCATGTTGTCGTTTTTGGCCATGCTAATTTGATAAGCCCAAGTGGCCGTAGTGCGCTTAATTTTAATGGCGATTTGATTCAACAACTATTTGTAAGTTTCAACAACAAAGATCGCGGGCAGATAAAGAATGAACTTACAGGTGATTTTGGAGTAAATTTACGCTATGATTTTTCATCAACGGGAATTTCTAAAGTGTCCAATTATATTTGCGGACATATGCATTATGAAAAATATTACAATGTTTCAGGTATTAACCATATAATATTAAACTGTTCGGCTTTGATGGGGAAAAAGCACGGATTGACTACGGATTATAATAAGAAGTGGGATAGAAAATATAATGAAATTTCTGAATTAGCTGGATATTTTGTCAATATTGATCCCGACAAGTTACGGTTGCAAATTTTTGGTTACGGAGCAGCAACACGATATGTAAGTTTTGAGATATAAGGGAGAATTATTATGTGTGGAATCGTCGGATTTGTAGACAAGAACATTGCTGATAAAGCACCAGTAATTGAATCTATGATGGATACAATCAAACACCGTGGGCCAAACAGTTCAGGTGAATTAATTGACGGATCTGTAGCACTAGGTTTTCGTCGCTTAAGTATTATCGATATAAAAAGTGGTATGCAACCAATTTATAACGAAGATAGAAGTAAAGCCATTATTTTTAATGGTGAAATTTATAATTATCAAGATGTAAGAAAAGATCTATTAAAAGCTGGACATATTTTTGCAACAGACACAGATACAGAAGTTCTATTACACGGAT
This region includes:
- a CDS encoding DNA-3-methyladenine glycosylase I; amino-acid sequence: MRCPWADSSKEMQEYHDTEWCKVSHDERYFFEMLTLELSQAGLSWETIIKRRSGYRTLFDGFDIDAVAKFDDAKKEELLKDPRIIRNKLKVNATINNARQIQVMHENNQRFSDYIWSFVDNKQIVNHYEDMSEMPAQTKLSQDISKNLKKRGFRFVGPTIIYSFLQSVGVINDHLDSCDFK
- a CDS encoding phosphoketolase — protein: MTDYSSPKYLNLIDKYWRAANYISVGQLYLKDNPLLKRELKADDVKVHPIGHWGTIAGQNFIYAHLNRVINKYGVNMFYIEGPGHGGQVMVSNSYLDGSYTETYPEITQDESGMQKLFKQFSFPGGVASHAAPETPGSMHEGGELGYSISHGVGAILDNPDQIAAVVVGDGEAETGPLATSWFSNVFINPVNDGAVLPILNLNGFKISNPTILSRKTDEELTEYFRGLGWDPMFVEGDDPEKMHPEMAKVMDSAIEKIESIQTEARKHPASEAKMPKWPVIIFRAPKGWTGPKTWDGVPIEGSFRAHQIPIPVDQKDMQHADALVDWMESYKPSELFNEDGSLKSEIAAIAPSGTKRMAMNPIVNGGVDPKPLKLPDYKNYALKFDKPGEKNAQDMIELGKYLEAVIKNNPENFRLFGPDETMSNRLYDIFKTTNRQWMESVKEPNDQYEAPSGRIIDSQLSEHQAEGFLEGYALTGRHGIFASYEAFLRVVDSMLTQHFKWLRKADELSWRNKYPSLNIIATSTAFQQDHNGYTHQDPGIITHLAEKKPAFIREYFPADTNSLLPVMPKILDDQEKINLLVTSKQPRPQFYSIEEGQELADKGLKVIDWASNDDGEPDIVIAAAGTEPNLESLAAISILRKDVPDLKIRFVNVVDLLKLRSPEVDPRGLSDEEFNSIFTTNKPVLFAFHGFEDIIKDIFFDRDNHNLFVHGYRENGDITTPFDMRVVNEMDRFHLAEEAAVAVYGDKANDFADKMEAKVDKHNKYIRENGEDLPEVENWKW
- a CDS encoding metallophosphoesterase, with translation MIVLRYWENRKLNIKNFVKKVLRPKPSALISAQTDSLMRRLKPRRFVTDYITDVYNNNVRPNVSDNTVTLSVLTDTHAKAVASASYYGINGIRHIIEANSAVDDLDIDLNVHLGDLIDGSDKPEISRGLLRFAVENYQNNEKPFYIAEGNHDENDKYDEHKFVSSASFNRDDYDNLVTKFDFQQSKILRLNPVSKVSWFDKGDVRIIFLNTSDIPYILNNGSKKYDVKKVRGIREQQISDLITILEDTVDKHVVVFGHANLISPSGRSALNFNGDLIQQLFVSFNNKDRGQIKNELTGDFGVNLRYDFSSTGISKVSNYICGHMHYEKYYNVSGINHIILNCSALMGKKHGLTTDYNKKWDRKYNEISELAGYFVNIDPDKLRLQIFGYGAATRYVSFEI
- a CDS encoding GntR family transcriptional regulator translates to MADLIYQKIINALKKEIDAGKFPDMKLPDERSLAENYDVSRSSIKRALANMSEQGIIFKKRGSGTFINPLYLRQDSYFNYSGSNLGITDSFNTNGQKPGVKVLSFDVIRPDEELRDNLFLKKGEFVYAFKRLRLLDDVAFMIETGYIPIKLAPELSEQIASDSIFNYVESELGKEVNKTYLTISAKPSDEEGQKLLNLKANEPIGLMEGIFFLNDGTPFEFSTMKLHYKYFKYDSFVDLDK
- a CDS encoding universal stress protein, encoding MEQDYKRILVPVDGSKEAEMAFRKAVTVAQMNGGHLDVLTVLDTKQFIGLHGGMLNGDVIYQLSEDAQKYLNELKEEAVKDGYPEQEIDIHVRFGEPKTVISQEFVEEYKNDLIMIGSTGMNAVTRLLVGSVSEYVTRNARTDVIIVRTDTDNSKI
- a CDS encoding ATP-binding cassette domain-containing protein; the protein is MAIVELITVKDLSLQNEGYFAFKHVTFSLTQNEILSIVGDSGSGKSQLLETLAKMKTADSGKIEYTPGVRIGYLPQFDPQIITKSVRNYLEEIRRFTGKLAVSQKQLKELIAYMGMSPYLDRQIRQLSYGLKQRLDFLAAVAGHPNVLLLDEPFSFQNSKYTSNMLDIIGDLKQNGSGIIIASTYQDSSITNYFDKFYIMKNKSLEEVKNKAEEIKCMLIFTVKSDSMALTTDISKYLASNISSLVELRIPLGMKDSVIKEMIDLNYQFEGARILEG
- a CDS encoding glycerate kinase, with product MIFIIAPGKYPDNVSSRKIGQAIYSGISRAIPNADIVTMPVTDSRDGMPALVKHTIGGEWFELPFFDAFWQNKLGRYLITKIDGQDTVIMDSEQIVGLELAIGKTRDQLFHATSHGLGEFILDAISSGHKNIVICLGRTAVADGGLGALQVLGAKIYDEDGTIIPEGENPLINAYSVDLDGVKKLLPSRTRITILLNYSNNYEIRYKINYLNEAQENFLEDNLVYVTEKANEKYNLDVHPMPNSEAIKTLAGAFAMIDAHIFRSSFEWIANVTGMDSTIRSADVLVTATDDISAESMHDEMLYHLSKIAGNSKIPTFVLCNNFIDDFEDYEQLFTGIFSTQMSKYYLKEYDEQTLFDNYEAVANQLARTMMSFH
- a CDS encoding GNAT family N-acetyltransferase — translated: MSSIYLRQAKADDLKRVIEIINGEKSALLVRGVNQWQQGYPDEEILKQDIEEGINYVLILDGEIVGTAALQQGYDKSYQSISGSWSDESEVTYSIIHRIAVESGHQGEKLTTALIQQLLTISYYLGYHDIRIDTHPDNRVMQHVITDNRFIERGNITLDIDQGIRKAYQIILK
- a CDS encoding tyrosine-protein phosphatase — encoded protein: MDNATKKTHRILNLENGRNFRELGGYKTLDGKTIKYHKALRSAGLGDLSDKDVNFLGNYGLKTDIDFRSIDEAAKKPDKMPKGTKYVSLPVFKEDETEASKIQGTSIPDLDYVPIDGYNHMLEAYLDMVNGPQAKLAYQNFFSELLANSNNDEVLLFHCSAGKDRTGMGAFFLMSALNVPMTTIKDDYLLTNKASKSFIDHLLSQVVEHEPTLVDTIKALMTVNINYLETAQKAIEETSGSIDNYIREELKVSDHDISDLKKIYLM